The stretch of DNA GAGCACGCTCACGACTTCCACGTGGCTCGTCTGCGGGTAGAAGTCGTGGGGCGTCACCGAGCCCAGCCGCCAGCCCCGCCGGGTGAGGTCGCCCACGTCACGCGCCCAGGTCGCCGGGTCGCAGCTCACGTACACCAGGCGGTCGGCGGTACTGGCATGGACGTGGTCGCGCGCCCCCTCGTCCAGGCCCGCGCGGGGCGGGTCCACCACGATCACGTCAGTGCCCAGCTCGCCGAAGCGCGAGGCGTCGCCGCTGCGGTAGGTCACGTTGCGCTCGCCACTCTGGGCGACCGCCTGTCGTCCCCGGCTGAGCGCCTCGGCGGCGGTGTCGAGCACGGTCACGCGGGTGAAGTGGGGGGCCAGGTGCCGCCCGATGGCCCCCGAGCCACCGTAGAGGTCCACCGCGTGCAGCCCCTTCCCGGCGAGGTCCGCCGCGTGGATGTACGCCAGGCCCGCCGCCTCGGGGTTCACCTGCGCGAAACCCGTCGCAGTGACGCCCACCCGCACGCGCCCGAACTGCTCCTGAATCTCGGCCTCACCTGTAATTAGGCGGACGCCCGCCCCGAACCTCTTTCCCGAGGGCTGGGCGAGGCTTACGCCCACCACCCCCGCGTCCATGAGGTGATCGGAGGCCCGCAGGAACACGCGCGGCTCACCCGCCCCGATCAACGCCGCCACGACCTCGCCCGTCAGGCGGCTGGCGCGGAAGGCGACCTCGGTGGCGGGGTCGAGGCGTTCGGGGTCAAGGCGGTCCATCACGGCCTGGATCGCCTCCATCACCAGCGGGTCCTGGCCCACGGGCTGCGGGTCGCGGCCCCGGCGCTCGCGGTAGGCCAGGCCCCCCGGCGTCACGAGGTACTGCGCCGTGTTGCGGTAGTGCCACTCGCGGGGGCTGGCGACCGTCTCCCCCACGGGTGCGCGCAGCTTGGCGATGCGGGAGAGCGCCTCCTCCACGAAGCCGCGCTTGTACCGCAGTTGCGCCGGGTAAGAAGCGTGCGCGAGGTCCACGGTGGGCAGGTCGGGCGCCTCCACCCGGTCGGGGCTGGGCGACAGCACCTCGCGGGTCACGCCCTGGCGCACGCCACGGCCCGCCCGCACCGCCGCCGCGACCCGCTCGCCCGGCAGCGCCCCGCGCACCAGGACCACGCCGGACTCATCCCGTGAGAGGCCCAACCCCCCCGCGACGAGTTTCTCGATATCCAGCGTGAGGAGAGCTTCGGGCATGGGGGACAGGGTAGCGCGGGCGGAAGGCGGGATGGGGGCCGGGCTGACGGTGAGGACCCGGGACGAGGTCCAGACAGCCTGAGGGGGCTTCGCTCTGCAGGACGGGACAGGGCGAGGGCCGCTCGCCCCGAGTTCGCACCAGGACCCATAATGTGGGGATAGGACCCCCACACCCACCGTCCCCCGTTGAGGAGCCGCCGTGAACTCCAAACGAACCGTGCCGCAGCTTCTGCACGACCTGTGGGCCAGGCCGCAGGTCCGGCTGCCCGTCTACTTGCTGGGGCTGGTGCTCGTGTTTCTCCTCGCGCGGCGGCTGAGCGGCGTGCTTCTCACGGTGGGCGGTGCCTACGCCATCGCCTACCTGATCAACCCGGCGCTGATCTGGCTGGAAAAGCGGGGGCTGGGCCGGGGCTGGGGCGTGCTGCTGTTTACCCTCGCCCTCCTGGCCGTCTCGGCGCTGCTGTTCTGGCGGCTGGCGGACCAGGTCCTCAGCTTCGTGAGCAGCCTGCCCGCCCTGGCCGACCTGTTGACCCAGCTCCTCGACCGCGCGCTGCGGCACCCCAGCAGTGTCCCGGGCGTCGAGCAGCTTCAGGCCCGCCTCGCCGAGTACGTGCAGACCCGGGCCGCCGAGCTGGCGAGCAACATCGGCCCGCTGCTCGACCGCCTGCTGTCCTCCAGCCCCTCACTGCTGGCCGACTGGCTGGCGTGGCTGGGCCGGATCGGTCTGCTGCTGACGCTGGCGCTGTACTTCGCCCTGGACTACCCCCGGATCACCAGCGGGCTCCTGAAGGCGTTCCCGCGGGAATGGCAGCCCGGCCTGGCGCGGCTGTCGGAGGACGTGAGCGTCTCCTTCGGGCGGGCCATCCGGGGGCTGCTCCTGACCGGACTGGGGGTCGGGGTCCTCGCCGCGCTGGGCCTGCTGCTGCTGGGGGTACCCAACCCGCTGGCCCTGGGCCTGCTGACCGCCCTGACGTGGCTGATCCCCTTTGTCGGCATCTTCATCGCTGCCATCCCCCCGCTGCTGCTGGCCCTCTTGCAGGGTCCCCTCACGCTGGGCCTGGTGGCGGCGCTGTATTTCGTCCTTAACCAGATCGGGGGCAACATCCTGGGCCCCATGATCATGGGCCGCACCACCCGGCTCGCCCCGGCGGCGCTCCTCGTCGCCGTGCTCGTGGGGCTCGCGCTGGGCGGAGCGCTGGGGGCGATGCTCGCGGGTCCCGCCGCCCTGCTGCTGCACCGCTGGGCCGTGCGCTACTGGCTGCCCAGCCGCGCCTACCAGGGCCAGGAGGAGCCGCAGGCCGTTCAGAGCGGGGAGGAGCCGAGCCAGAACGGGTCAGTCCTCCCGCCGCCTACGGTCACCCCCGCCGCTGCCCCTCCGCCAGGACCCCCGTCACGCCGCCCCAGATGAGGTGCGCCGCGATCATCAGCGCGTTGCGGCGGGCTGGATGCTCGGTCGCCGGGCTCAGCAGGCCGAGGGCGGGCAGCAATCCCAGGTAACTGCCGGTCCAGACGAGGAGACCCAGGCCACAGCCCTTGAGCACGGGGGAACCGGGCAGCGTCCGCAACGGCGCGTAGAGGCTCCCGGCGGCGGCCCCGTAGGCGAAGTGGTTGATCACAGTCGCTACCTTCAGAACGGGCTCCTTCTCGGCCACCGCGTCCAGCCCCACGGCCTCGGCGGCATGCTCGGTGATCTGCTCGGGCGGCAGCGGGTAGCGCTCGCGCCGGGGCAGCAGCCAGTGCTGGGCAGCCAGCATCCAGACCGACATGGGCAGGGTGGCGGCGCACCCGGCGAGGGCAGACCTCAGGAAGGAATTCATGCCCGGATCATGCTGTGGGCCATGGTGAGAGAAGGGAGATCAGAACTCTCCCACGTTGGGGACTCGGTTCATCCCAGTTCGCCTGCCAGTGCCGCCCGCACGATGAGGCCCCACTCGGCCTCGTTCGGAAGGTGGGCCATCCCATCAACTTCCAGCAGCCCCGCCCCCGACGCCCGGGCGAACTCGCGTCCCACAGCCGGGGGACACAGGTGGTCCTCTGTGCCAACCACCACCCGCGCCGGGGTCCGCAACCGCCCGGCCCAGCGGATGGGTGAGCCTTCCTCCCACTGCGCCTCCGTCAGCACAGCCTCGTAGTAGCAGCGCAGGATTCGGGAGGTGGTGGTGCGGTACACCCCGCGCAGGTCGGTGGGGGCGTTCACCGCAACCACCAGCCGCGCCGGGTGTTCCCGCACGGCGGTCAGGAGGGCCACCAGCCCGCCCAGCGAGAAGCCGAGCAGCACCGTGGAGGTTACATCAGGCCTGTCCCGGAGCCACTCCAGCACCCGCAGCGTGTCGCCCGGCCCGCTGCGCCCGTAGTCGTCGCACCCGCTCGACCCCCGCCAGCCGCGCAGGGAGAGGCTCAGGACGTGCCATCCGGCCTGATGAAAAAGCCGCGCTGGGCACGCCATGTCCGAGGCGTCCTGGCCCCAGCCGTGGAGCAGCACGGCGGCGGGGGCGTGGTGGGGCTGCTCCCACAGGTAGCCGCCCAGCGTCACGTCCCCCAGGGGGAGCGTGAGCCGGGAGGCGTCGGGGAGGGATGGGAGGTCCAGGCCGGGAATGTTCACAACTCCCCCCCCTCCAGATGGGCGGCGTCGTTTAACCGCACCAGTGTCCAGGCCGGAGGCGGCCACGCGGCGGGGTCGCCCTCCGTCCGCCATTCCGTCACCGACGCGGACCTCACCTCCACCTCGAAGGGCGGCAGCAGGGGAAGATTGCCGAACGCCACGAAGGACGCCTTGACGACTTCCGCATGGGTGAAGACGAGTGTGGTCTGCCCCGGGTGCCGCCGCGCCAGTGTCAGCAGCGTGTACGAGGCGCGGGTGACGAGCGAGGCCCAGGACTCGCTGACGGACTCGAAGGGGTGAAAGACGCCGCCGGGGGTGGCGTAGCGGGTCTGGAATTCCTGCGTGGGTATTCCGTCCGCCTCCTCGGGCACTGCCCAGGAGATCAGGCCGGGATCGAGGAGGACTGACGGCAGGTTCAGGTCCCGCGTGACCACCTCGGCTGTCTTCTGGGCACGGGGCAGCGGAGACGAGTAGACCGCTTGTGCTTCCAGCCCCTGCCGGGCGAGACGGTCACGCAGCCGCTCGGCCTGCCGAACTCCCTCCGGCGTCAGCCCCCGGTCCCCCCTTGCCCCGCCGACGATGCCCTCCCGCTTGTGCCAGGAGTCGGCGTGACGAAGCAGCAGGAGGCCAGTTGACATCCCCCTCAGGGTAAAGACTTCTCGTTGGGTCTGTTCATACCGCGTCAGCACCCCGCCAAACAATGGAGGCATGAGAAAAGTCCTGACCCTCCTGTGCGCCGCGCTGCTGCTCGCCGCCTGCAACGACAAGACCCAGAGCAGCTCCAGCACGAGCACGACGACCACCAAGAGCTTCGACTCGACCGGCCAGTCGCAGGGGACGACCACCACCACGACGACGGAGCAGAAGAGTCCCTGAGGCGCCCAGGGAAGAGGCCCGCCCCACTCGCCTTTTTCAGCGCTGGGACGGGCCTCTTCAGGTGGCCGGGAGATAACCCCGCCTACCCCTCCTCGTACTCCAGATACGTGTAGCCCAGCAACTCCTCGCCGTAGTCTTCCAGCAGCTCGTTTTCCTGCTCGGTCGTCAGGGTGCCGACCCGCAGGGCCTCGTCCGCCTGGTCCTCGATGGAGTCGCGCAGCATGGGTTCCTCGTAGCCCATCGACTCGATCATGCGCCGCGCCTTCTGCCCGCGCACGAAGAGGTCAATGTGGAACTTGCCCCCGGGCCGCACCGTCACGTGCGCCTCGCTGACCTTGCCGAAGAGGTTGTGCGCGCTCCCCAGCACGTCCTGGTACGCCCCCATCAGGAACGCGCCCAGGTAGTAGGGCCGCCCGCCCGGCTCGTGCAGGGGCAGGGTGGCCTTCACGTCGCGCAGGTCAATGAACTTCTCGATCTTGCCGTCCGAGTCGCAGGTGATGTCCACCAGCGTGCCCTGGCGGGTGGGCCGCTCGTTCAGGCGGTCGAGGGGCACGATGGGGAACAGCGCCTGAATGGCCCAGTTGTCGGGCAGGCTCTGGAACAGCGAGAAGTTGCAGATGTACTTGTCGGCCAGGACCTTTTGCAGGTCCTCCAGCTCGTCGGGCACGTACTTCTCGCCCTGGATCAGCTTGGCGATCTTGCGCAGGATCGCGTTGAACAGCGCCTCGCCCCGCGCCCGGTCGTTCAGGGTGACGTACCCCAGATCGAAGAGGTTGTGCAACGTCTGCTTGTCGCCCACCGCGTCGTTGTACATCTCGCGGTAGTTGCGGGCAGAGATGTTGACCAGAATCTCTTCGAGGTCCTTGACGATCTGGTGGCTGTCCTCGTTCGGCGCGGCCAGTTCTTCGAGGTCACGGGTGGGGCCGGTCACGTCCACCACCGGCATCACCAGGACGGCGTGGTGGGCGGTCAGCGCCCGGCCCGACTCGGACACGATCACGGGCTCGGGCACCTCGCGGGCGCGGCAGACCTCCTGCACGGTGTACACCACGTCGGCGGCGTACTCGCCCACGGTGTAGTTCATGGAGGCGTAGAAGGTGGTCTTGGACCCGTCGTAGTCCACACCCAGGCCGCCGCCCACGTTGAGGTACTTGAGCTGCGCGCCCGCCGCGATCAATCCCGCGTAGGTCTGGGTGGCCTCGCGCACCGCGACCTTGATACGGCGGATGTCGGTGATCTGCGAGCCGATGTGGGTGTGCAGCATCACCAGCGAGTCGAGCATGTCCTCCTCGCGCAGCCGCTCGACCACGCGCAGGAGTTCGTAGGCGTTCAGGCCGAACTTCGCCTGGTCGCCGCCCGACTCCTCCCACTGGCCTGAGCCGCGGGCATGCAGCTTGAAGCGCACGCCGATGGCGGGCTTCACGCCCAGCGCGCGCGCCTGCTTGAGGATGCGGTCGAGCTCGGAGTACTTCTCGATGGTGATGACCACGTTCTTGCCCAGCGTGCGGCCCCACAGCGCCAGCTTGATGAAGCCGTCGTCCTTGAAGCCGTTGCAGCACAGCAGCGCGTCGGGGTGCATCTTCTGCGCCAGGCACAGGGCGAGCTCGGCCTTGCTGCCCGCCTCCAGCCCGTGCGCGTACTCGTACCCGGCGGCGGCGATGGATTCCACCACCACCCGGCGCTGGTTCACCTTGATGGGAAAGACGCCCTGGTAGTGCCCGGTGTAGCCGTACTCGGCGATGGCCTTGCTGAACGCCTCGTTGAGATGTTTGACGCGGCCCGCGACGACCTGCGGAAAACGCAGGATGACCGGCAGGCTCTCGCCGCGCTCCACGATCTCGTCCACGATGGCGCGCAGCGGCGCGTGCAGGCCGGGCGAGGGGGTGACCTCGACCTGGCCCTTATCACTTACACGGAACCAGCCGCCGCTCCAGTTGGGCACCTGGTACAGTTCGGCGGCGTCAGCAACAGAAAAAGATGTGGTCGTCAACTCAGGCGTCCTCCGTCCATGGGGTAGGCTCGCCGTGCGCGGGGTCGGGGGCAGGCCTGCCTTGCGGAGGGGCTCACGGACGCCGTGCGAAACCGGGGCGCATGATACGGCAAGGCGCGGGCGTGGGAAGGGGGATGGGTAGCAATCCGGACCCGTCCCACCCCCGACCTCAGCGGCAGGCGTCCAGATCCTCGGCCAGCCCGTCCAGATG from Deinococcus apachensis DSM 19763 encodes:
- a CDS encoding lipoprotein, giving the protein MRKVLTLLCAALLLAACNDKTQSSSSTSTTTTKSFDSTGQSQGTTTTTTTEQKSP
- a CDS encoding AI-2E family transporter; its protein translation is MNSKRTVPQLLHDLWARPQVRLPVYLLGLVLVFLLARRLSGVLLTVGGAYAIAYLINPALIWLEKRGLGRGWGVLLFTLALLAVSALLFWRLADQVLSFVSSLPALADLLTQLLDRALRHPSSVPGVEQLQARLAEYVQTRAAELASNIGPLLDRLLSSSPSLLADWLAWLGRIGLLLTLALYFALDYPRITSGLLKAFPREWQPGLARLSEDVSVSFGRAIRGLLLTGLGVGVLAALGLLLLGVPNPLALGLLTALTWLIPFVGIFIAAIPPLLLALLQGPLTLGLVAALYFVLNQIGGNILGPMIMGRTTRLAPAALLVAVLVGLALGGALGAMLAGPAALLLHRWAVRYWLPSRAYQGQEEPQAVQSGEEPSQNGSVLPPPTVTPAAAPPPGPPSRRPR
- a CDS encoding alpha/beta hydrolase family protein, which produces MNIPGLDLPSLPDASRLTLPLGDVTLGGYLWEQPHHAPAAVLLHGWGQDASDMACPARLFHQAGWHVLSLSLRGWRGSSGCDDYGRSGPGDTLRVLEWLRDRPDVTSTVLLGFSLGGLVALLTAVREHPARLVVAVNAPTDLRGVYRTTTSRILRCYYEAVLTEAQWEEGSPIRWAGRLRTPARVVVGTEDHLCPPAVGREFARASGAGLLEVDGMAHLPNEAEWGLIVRAALAGELG
- a CDS encoding histidine phosphatase family protein; this encodes MSTGLLLLRHADSWHKREGIVGGARGDRGLTPEGVRQAERLRDRLARQGLEAQAVYSSPLPRAQKTAEVVTRDLNLPSVLLDPGLISWAVPEEADGIPTQEFQTRYATPGGVFHPFESVSESWASLVTRASYTLLTLARRHPGQTTLVFTHAEVVKASFVAFGNLPLLPPFEVEVRSASVTEWRTEGDPAAWPPPAWTLVRLNDAAHLEGGEL
- the speA gene encoding biosynthetic arginine decarboxylase — encoded protein: MTTTSFSVADAAELYQVPNWSGGWFRVSDKGQVEVTPSPGLHAPLRAIVDEIVERGESLPVILRFPQVVAGRVKHLNEAFSKAIAEYGYTGHYQGVFPIKVNQRRVVVESIAAAGYEYAHGLEAGSKAELALCLAQKMHPDALLCCNGFKDDGFIKLALWGRTLGKNVVITIEKYSELDRILKQARALGVKPAIGVRFKLHARGSGQWEESGGDQAKFGLNAYELLRVVERLREEDMLDSLVMLHTHIGSQITDIRRIKVAVREATQTYAGLIAAGAQLKYLNVGGGLGVDYDGSKTTFYASMNYTVGEYAADVVYTVQEVCRAREVPEPVIVSESGRALTAHHAVLVMPVVDVTGPTRDLEELAAPNEDSHQIVKDLEEILVNISARNYREMYNDAVGDKQTLHNLFDLGYVTLNDRARGEALFNAILRKIAKLIQGEKYVPDELEDLQKVLADKYICNFSLFQSLPDNWAIQALFPIVPLDRLNERPTRQGTLVDITCDSDGKIEKFIDLRDVKATLPLHEPGGRPYYLGAFLMGAYQDVLGSAHNLFGKVSEAHVTVRPGGKFHIDLFVRGQKARRMIESMGYEEPMLRDSIEDQADEALRVGTLTTEQENELLEDYGEELLGYTYLEYEEG
- a CDS encoding class I SAM-dependent RNA methyltransferase, producing MPEALLTLDIEKLVAGGLGLSRDESGVVLVRGALPGERVAAAVRAGRGVRQGVTREVLSPSPDRVEAPDLPTVDLAHASYPAQLRYKRGFVEEALSRIAKLRAPVGETVASPREWHYRNTAQYLVTPGGLAYRERRGRDPQPVGQDPLVMEAIQAVMDRLDPERLDPATEVAFRASRLTGEVVAALIGAGEPRVFLRASDHLMDAGVVGVSLAQPSGKRFGAGVRLITGEAEIQEQFGRVRVGVTATGFAQVNPEAAGLAYIHAADLAGKGLHAVDLYGGSGAIGRHLAPHFTRVTVLDTAAEALSRGRQAVAQSGERNVTYRSGDASRFGELGTDVIVVDPPRAGLDEGARDHVHASTADRLVYVSCDPATWARDVGDLTRRGWRLGSVTPHDFYPQTSHVEVVSVLDR